The DNA region GCAATGCAGCAAATGGCCCGTGGCGTGCCTATCGCCCGCCATGTGACGGAGACCGCAGCACGTCTCATCCGCGCTACACATCCCGATGATCCGACCGCGCCAGAGGTGGTGCGTCGCTATGTGCGCTACGGCGCCAGCCCACGCGGCATGCAGGCACTAATCCTAGCGGGAAAGGTTCATGCGCTGCTCGATGGACGCTTCAACGTGGCATTGGACGACCTACGCGCGATGGCGCATCCGGCTTTACGCCATCGGCTGATCCTGAATTTTGAAGCCCAGGCGGAGGGCCTCAGCGCGGATATGATTATCGCGAAAGTCCTGGAGCAAATCGTATAGGCTTAGTCATGTCTCATCTAATCACCCAGCCATCTCAATCTCCCCAGCTTTTCAGCGAATCCTTTCTGCGCCAACTGGATCAGCTCGTGCTCGTGAGCCGGCGTATGTACTACGGGCAGATGCCAGGAGAACGGCGGTCGCCCAGGCGAGGACAGTCGGTGGAGTTCGCCGATTACCGTTCGTATGTGCTGGGCGATGACCTGCGCGCGGTGGACTGGAACGTGTACGCCCGCCTGGAGAAGCTGTTCGTCAAGCTGTTCGTCGCTGAGGAAGAGACCACCGTCCATCTCCTGCTGGATGCCAGCCGAAGCATGGGCTTCGGCCATCCTGGCAAATGGCCTTACGCGGTGCGGCTGGCCGGCGCATTGGGCTACATCGCGCTGGCGGGTATGGATCGGATCAGGGCGGCCGCGCTAGGAGATGGTGGCCTTCGTCCCACGCCTGCCATGCGCGGCAAACGTCAGGCTCTGACCTGGTTCGGCTGGTTACAGGCGCAACAGCCGCGCGGCCAGGCGTACCTAGGCCCGATGTTACGAGAATACGCCGCTTATGGGCGGCCGATTGGCCCGGCGCTCGTCCTTAGCGATCTGCTCGATCCCTCGTGGGAGGAAGGGCTAGCAGCACTGTGCCATCACCAGTTCGAGGTGACCGTGCTGCATCTACTATCGCCCCAAGAGGTGACCCCTGACTTGGAGGGGGATCTCAAGCTAGTTGACAGTGAGACTGGCCAGGCGGTCGAGATCACCGCCGATTACGACCTGTTGACCCATTACCGTCGCCGTCTAGCAGCATGGCAAGAGCAAATCCGATCGTTCTGCGCCCGACGCGGGATCCATTACGTCTTCATCGAGACTTCATTGTCGCTGGAGACGCTGCTATTCTCTCTGCTACGCCGGCTGAGGGTGGTGAAATGAGAGACCACGAGGTTGCGAAGGGTCACAAAGAACGCAAGGCGCGAGGGACACGCAAACCTGCAAGCCTCCCTTCGCGCGCTTCGTGCTTTGCGGCCTTCCTGTCGCTGCGTGCCTTCGCAGTCCAGCTCTTCAGGATAGCCCTATGTCGTTTCTAAACCCGCTAGCCTTCGCCCTCGCCGCTTTGGCCGTGCCTATTGTGGCGCTCTATTTCCT from Anaerolineae bacterium includes:
- a CDS encoding DUF58 domain-containing protein, with the protein product MSHLITQPSQSPQLFSESFLRQLDQLVLVSRRMYYGQMPGERRSPRRGQSVEFADYRSYVLGDDLRAVDWNVYARLEKLFVKLFVAEEETTVHLLLDASRSMGFGHPGKWPYAVRLAGALGYIALAGMDRIRAAALGDGGLRPTPAMRGKRQALTWFGWLQAQQPRGQAYLGPMLREYAAYGRPIGPALVLSDLLDPSWEEGLAALCHHQFEVTVLHLLSPQEVTPDLEGDLKLVDSETGQAVEITADYDLLTHYRRRLAAWQEQIRSFCARRGIHYVFIETSLSLETLLFSLLRRLRVVK